AAGGGCTGCTCATGCCCGGGGGAATCGAGTTCGGCGACGGCGGAGTCTACGTCTGCGACGCGACGCAACTGGTGCACCTGAAAGACACGGACGGAGACGGCCGCGCGGACGTCCGCCGCGTGGTGCTCTCCGGATTCGGCACCGGGGACACGCACCAGCTCATCAATTCGCCCGTCTGGAGTCCGGAGGGGGATCTCTGGTTCGGCCAGGGGCTTCACATCATCTCCCGGGTCGAGACCCCCTGGGGCCTGGCGCGACTGGACCAGGCGGGCGTGTGGCGGTTCAACCCGCGAAGGCTGCAGCTTCACGGATTCTTCGGCCGCGCCACGGCGGGGGCGAACACCTGGGGCGTGGGATTCGACGACTGGGGCCAGGTCTTCCACAACGCGGGCGACACGAGCTACGGCTTTCACACCGTCCCCGGGATGGTCTCGCGGTACCACCCGATTCCCCATCCGGTGCGGCTGTTCATCTCGGCGGCCAAGAACATGGGGCTTGAAGTCGTCGATTCGACGCACCTGCCGGAGTCCGTGCGCGGGCTGTGGGCGGTCAACGTGTATTACTCGAACGAAGTGGAGCTTCACCGCCTGACGGACGACGGCGCGGGCTTCCGGTCGCAGAAGGCGGGGACGCTTCTGAAGTCTTCGAGGAGCGAATTCAGGCCCGTGGATACGCGCGTGGGGCCGGACGGCGCGCTCTACGTCTGCGACTGGTACAACCCCATCATCGGCCACTACCAAGCCTCGTACCGGCACCCCCAGCGCGACCGGGCGCACGGTCGGATCTGGCGGATCGCGGCGAAGGGGCGTCCTCCGGTCCGGCCGCCGGATCTGGCGGCGATGAAGACCGCCGAGCTCGTCGAACAGCTCCGCTCGCCCGAGCGATGGGTCCGGTATCAGGCGCGGCGTCTGCTCCTGGACCGGCCTTCGGCGGACGTCGTCGCGACGCTCGACGCTCTGGACCCGAAGGACGAGCGCTGGGCCTGCGAGATTCTGGGCGTTTACCAGGGTCACGAAGCCGTGCGTCCGGCGTTTCTGGAGAAGCTCCTGCGGGCGCGCGATCCGAGGGCGCGGGCCCGCGCGGTGCGGGCGGTGGGACGCTGGGCGGATCGACTGGCGGATCCGCTGGCGCTCCTGCGCGAGCGGGCGGTGGACGAGCATCCGCGCGTGCGCCTGGAGGCGATCGTGGCGGCGACGTACGTGAATTCGCCGCGGGCCGTGGAGGTGGCGATGCTCGCGCTCGACCGCCCGAGGGACGCGACGATCGAGTACGCCTTGCGGCAGGCCGCGCACGCGCTGCGGCCGCAGTGGGGACCCGCGCTGGCGGCGGGCGAGCTGGATTTCGGCGGCCGGGCGGACGTTCTGGCGTTCGTCCTTCAGGCGGTGGGATCGCGGGATGTGGCCGGCACGCTGCGCCGAACGGCTGCCGCCCCCGGCCTGTCGGCTCCGCTGCGGGAAAATCTCCTGGCGCTTCTAGCGGAGGTCGGCGAGCCGGACGACCTCCGGTTCGCGCTGGAGGCGGGCGCGTCGAGCCCGCGGGTGCTCGAGGCGCTGGCGGCGTCGGCGCGCCTGCGGAACAAGAGGCCGGCGGGGGACGGGGCGGGGATTCTGGAACGTCTCTGTACCTCGACCTCTCCGGCGATCCGCGCGGCCGCCTTCCGCCTGGTGGGGGCGTGGAAGGCGACGGCGCTGGCGGCCCGGGCGCGGGAGGCGGCGTTCGACCGTTCGGCCCCTCCGGAGGTGCGCCGCGCGGCGATCGAAGCCCTTCCGCAGGCGGCCGGACCGGCCGCCCTGGGCGGCCTGGAAGAGCTTCTCGAGGAGCCGGCGCTGCGCGGGGCGATCCTGGCGGCGTGGCTGGAGGTCGATCCGGCGGAAGCCGCGCGCCGGGCGGCGGGGCTGGCGCGATCGGCGCGCACGCGGGAAGAGATGGCGGAAGTCGTGACGCCCTTTCTCCAGCGCCAGGGAGGTCCCGAAGCGCTGGCCGCGGCGATGGGCGAGGCGGGGCTTCCGGCGGATGCGGCGAAGCTGGCGCTGCGGGTCCTGAGCGGCGCGGGCCGGGACGACGCGCCCCTGCGGCAGGCGCTCCAGAAGGCGGCGGGCATCCGCGGCGCGGCGCCGGAGTATGCCGCGGAGCTCGTGGCGCGGCTCGCGGAGGAGACGCGCACGCAGGGGGACGCGCGCCGCGGCCGGGAGGTCTACGGCTCGGAGCTGGCCAACTGCGCGGCCTGCCACCGGATCGACGGCCAGGGCGGCACGATCGGGCCGGACCTGTCGTCGGTGGGGCGCGCCCTGCCTCTGGATCTGATCATCGAGTCGGTTCTCTGGCCCCGGCGGCAGGTAAAGGAGGGATACCTGACGGTCCTTGTGCTCACCCAGGACGGAGGACTGTTTCAGGGCCAGAAGGTGCGCGAGTCGGCGGAGGAACTCGTGCTTCGGGACCTGGCGGCGGATCGGGAGGTGCGGATCCCGCGCGCGCGGATCCGGCAGATGAAGGACGCGGGAACGGCCATGCCGGAGGGGTTGACCGACGGCATGACGCGGCAGGAGCTGCTGGATCTTTTTCGCTATCTTTCGGAGCTGGGCCGGTAAGGGGGAGGCACCGGCTCGATGCCGCGGGAAGCCATTTCTTCGAGCTTGGCGCGGAGCGCGGCGGCCTCGTCGTCGCCGGCGGCAAAGGTCAGCGCGCGGCGGTAGTAGTAGCAGGCTTCGCCGGCGCGGCCGGCGGCCTCGAGGATCTCGGCGATCCGTCGGCAGGCCTCGGGGCGGGGCGGGTCGGCGTCCGTCCGGGCGGCGAATCGGGCGCGGAGCCCCTCGGGGCTCGTGGCCACGAGGAGACGGTCGGTCATGAGGAGGAAGAGTCCGCCCACGACCCGCAGGTGCGCCGCGTCGTCGGCATCCGCCCAGGGCAGCGTTCCGCGGCTGCGCCAGGAACCGGCTTCGTAGAGCTGGATCGCGGAGGCGCCCGGGATGTAGGCGACGCCGGCGGCGATGGCGCCGCGGGCCGGGCGGGGCGATTCTCCCGCCTCTTCCAGTTCGACGACGCGGCCGTCCGCGAGGCGCCATGCGTAATTTTTCCATCCTCCCAGCACGATCCAATCTCCGGTCCTTCCGAGAAGGTACTGCACGCGCGGCCAGTCCATGGACGCCTGGCGCGGAAGATCCAGGCGGCGGCCGGTCCAGCGGTCGAACGCCATCAGTTCCTCCGCGTCCTGGGCCAGAACGAGCGCGGCGCTCGGGGTCAGGAGGGGCGCGTTGACGGCGGTGCGCGCGTCCGGCTGGCGGGCGTACTTGACGAGCCATTCGATCCGCCCCGTGGCGGCGTCCAGGGCGGCGACCGCGCCGAAGCCGGTGGACACGACGAGCATTCCTTCGCGTTCGTCGAAGGCGGGGACCGCCAGAGGGCCGCGGCCCGGAGGCGCGGAGGCGACGCGGGTGCACCAGAGGGGGCGGCCCGTCGGGGCCTCGAGGCAGAGCATCATGCACTGGCGCTGGGGGGCATGGGTGGCCAGGGCGGCGTAAAGGCGCCGGCCGCGGACGACGGGAGCGCCGGCGAACCAGAAGTTCAGCCGCGCGTCCGGCAGGAGCTCTTCGAGGGAAGAGTCCGGCGCGTCCGTATCCCACAGGAGCTCGCCCGTTTCGAGCGCGAGCGCCCGCAGAGCGGCCGGCCCCTCGAAGCGATCCACCCGCCGGCCGATCTGCCCCTGCCGCGAGTGGATGCTGTACATGGTGGCGTAGACGCGGTCGCCGTCGGCGGTCAGTCCGGGCAGAGGCGCGGGATCGCCATAGACGAGCGGCCGGTACGCCCTTCGGGCGCCTTCGCGGGGGTACCGCCAGCGGAGCGGACCTTCGGGATCGAGGGCGGCGACCGTCAACCCGTCTCCGGCCAGGACGTATTCCGCGCCGGCGCGGAGCGCATGGGCCGGGGCCGCGAACGCGCGGCGGCGGCCGAGGGAAGGCACGCTCTCGGGCAGCGCGTACCGGCTCAGGGCGATCTCGGAGGTGGGCGGGGGGCCTTCGTCCGCCGGAGCGGGATCGGGGACGCGGAGGCTCTCCAGATATTCGCGCAGGTCGCGCGGGAGGCCGGCGACCCGGAGGGCGCCCTTCCAGTCTTCGCGGGCCGCGCGGGCACGCAGGACGTCCAGGCCCAGCCGGTCCCCGGCTGCGGCGTGGGCCCGGGCCAGGCGGGCTGCGATTTCGGGGGAGAAGCGCGTCTCGAGGGCGCGGATCCATTCCGCGAGGGCTTCCGCGACGCGGCCGGCATCGTAGTTCCGCGCTCCGGAGGCGGCGCGCTCCTCGAAGGCGGCGCGCGTGAAGCCGTACTTCTCGAGAAGGCGCTTCCGGTCTTCGGGCCGCAACGCGGTCTCGAGAAGCTGCCGGGTGACGAGCTCGTACGGTTCCCGGGCCGCGTCCGGCATGTCGGCCAGGCGGGCCGCCAGGACGCGCGGGAGGGGGAGCCAGCGTGGGTCTTCCGGATCGGGCCGCGCGAGCCGCCCGGCGGCGTGTTCGGCCGCGTAGGCATGCAGGTCGAAAAGCGCCTTCCAGTCGCGGGCCTCCCAGGCGGCGGCCCAGCGGCGCTCGAAGTCGTCGGTGACCTGGTCGAAGGCGACGCGATCCTCCTCCTGGAGGGGCGCCGGCAGGGGCAGGAGGGCGAGGACGGCCAGGGCCCGCATGCTTCTTCTATACAGTATACGCCGCCTTCGGGGCGGTCTTGCGCCGGGGCCGCGCGTTCCGGTAGCCTGAAGCTCATGCGGGCGGCGGCGCTGGCGGTGCTGGCGGTCGCGGGGTGCGCCGCGGAGGCGGCTCCGGCGGCGACGCGCCTGGAGCTTCGGGTACGCCGGGCGATCGCCGCGCACGCGCCGGAAGCCCGGCCTTCCGTGTGGCTCGGCGGGATGAACGGCCGCGAGATCCTCGCCCTGGACGCGGACCGTCCCGTTCCGGGCGCCAGCACCCTCAAGGTTCTCATCCTCGTCGAGGCGCACGCGCAGGCGCTCGAGGGGACGTTCCGGTTTTCGGACTCGGTGACGCTCCTGGAGGAAGATCAGGTGGGGGGCACGGGGTCGCTGCGGCGGGAGCGGCCGGGCACGGCCTGGACGTACGCGCAGCTCGCGCGCAAGATGATCGCCGAGAGCGACAACACCGCGTCGAATCTTCTTCTGCGGCGGCTGGGACCGGAGCGCGTCAACGCGCGGGCCCGGTCGCTGGGACTTTCGGTCACGCGGCTGGAGCGGCTCTTCATGGATTTCGAGGCGCGGCGGGAAGGGCGCGAGAACTGGACGACGGCGCGCGAGATGGGGCGCCTTCTGGGGGCGATCCTGCGGCGCGAGATCCTGACGCCGGAGGCGTGCGGCGCGATGATCCGGACGCTCGAGGCGACCTCGCGCGGGCGGATCGCCGCGGGCGTGCCGCGCGGGGTTCCCGTGGGCCACAAGAGCGGTTCGCTCCCGGGCGGGAGGCACGACGTAGGCTGGGTCCGCCTTCCCGGGCGTCCGTACATCCTGTGCATTTTCCTCGAGAACGTCCTGGAGCGGCCGGGCGGAGAGCGGGACGGCGGGGTGGAGGCGATCGAAGCGGCGGCGCAGGCCGTGTACGAGGAGCTGGGCCCTTCGGACGAATGAGCGGGCGCGGTCAGAACCCGAGGTAGAGCTTCTCCGCCGTGACCAGGTGGGCGCGCGAGAGGGGCGGCAGGTGGCGGAAGGCGACGCCCACGTGCCAGCGGGGTTCCAGGGAGAGGGTGTCGCGCCGGCACCAGCGGACTTCCCCTTCGGCCTCGAGGCGGGCGGCGGGACGGCGCAGGTCCACCACGAGATCCACGCGTCGCCCGGGGTCGAGCGGCCGGCCGCACACGAGGTGAGTGCCTCCGAGGCTGAGGTCCTGGAGCCGGCGGGCGGCGTTCGCCGAGAGTCCCAGGAGGCGCCAGAGTCCGCGGGCCCGGCAGGTCACGGGGCCGGTGGAGGGCGAGAAGCGCGCGAAGCGGCGCTGGGGGTCGCGGGCGCCGGACGGTCGGGCGTCGGAGCGCGACGGAGGAGCCAGGAACCGAAACCGGTCGCCCCAGCAGGAGACAATGCGCTCGAAGCAGATGCCGGCGAGGCTGGGGCCGTCGCGTCCGAGGGTGCGGGACCAGCGCACGCGGCCGCGGGCGCGCAGGCGGGCGGTGCCGTCCAGGGCGGCCACGTCCACGACGACGGCCAGATGTTCCCGCAGGCGTCCCGCCGTGACCAGGCGGGCGCCGCGGGGCCCGAGGTCCACAAGACCGCGCGCCAGGTTGTAGGGCGCGCCGCGCCAGGCGGATTCGTCGGCGACGCAGGTGACGGTGACGTCCGCGTCCGGGCGGAGGCGGAGATCGCGGCGGCGTTCGGCGGACATGCGTTTCCCCCTTCTCTCTATTCCCGATTCTAATGCGCGATCGGGCGGCGGGGAAGGACCCCCGGGTTACCGGGAGAGCTTGAGTTCGAGGGCGTGGCGCGGCGGCCGCACCGAAAGCGTGTGCCGGAGGATGAGATCCGAGACGCCGTCGCCGTTGAGGTCGGCCACGAAGGGTTCCGTCAGCGAGGTTTCGGGCGGAGGGTTGAGGGTCACGGCGCCCGCGGGAGCGTCGGCCAGGAAACGTTCGGGCACGCCGGGGTAAAGGCGCAGGGTGCGGGCGTCTTCGGCCACGAGGAGGTCGCGGCGGCCGTCGCGGTTGAAATCGCCCTGGAAGTTGGGGCGGAAGACGAGATCGAGTTCGATCGACTCGCGGGTGAGCTGGAACGAGAAGGGGATGGAGAACCGGAGTTCCTGGACGGGGTCCTTGGAGAAGCGACCGGCCGGCGTCATGGGAAAAACGTGCAGCTCGAGATCCACGCGTCCGGAGAGGAAGACCTGGACGCCTTCGGTGACGCCGAACTTGCGGATGACGCCCATGACGAGGTCGGGCCGGCCGTCCCGGTCGAGGTCTTCGAGGTAGACGCCGGTGGACCAGCCGTCGCCGACGTGGAAGACGTCGTCGGGCTGGGTGAAGTCCGTCCGTCCGGCGCGGCCGTAGTAGGCGTGGACGCGCCCTTTGGAGGGGTAGACGAGCACGACGTCGAGGAGCCCGTCGCCGTTGAAGTCGCCGAGGCGGGGAGGGACCTCGAACTGGAGGAGGCGCACGCGGCGCCGGCGGCGCTCGGCGGCGAGGTCGAACGAGCGCGGGGGAAGATACCGGCCGTCGGGGCCCTGGAGGCAGGCGATGAGGGCTTCGTCCCGGGACGTGACGAGATCCGGGCGGCCGTCTCCGTCCAGGTCGCCGAGGGCGAGGACGGGGACGGTCGTGATCTCGGTGAGTTTCTGATGGGGAGCCCAGGGGACGGCGATGGCGGTTTCCACGGGGAAGGGGACTTTCTGGAGGGCGCGGAACTCCCCGCCGGGATGCTGCTTGAGGAGCAGGAGCGCGTCCTTGAGGAAGAGGACGAGGTCCGGGCGGCCGTCGCGGTCGAGGTCCGGGGCGAAGTCGAGGAAGAGCGGCGCGCGGCCTTCGGCCAGGGTTCCCTCGAAGAGGGAGGGATGGACGGCCAGGTCGGCCGGCTCGGCGCGGAAGCCGCCCGGGCCGAAGGGGCGTCCCTGGACGGCGCGGGAGCCGGCGGTGAGAAGAGCGGGGCGACCGTCCAGGGCGGCCAGGGTCCAGAGGAAGGCGGTGGGCTCCAGGCGCAGGACCTGGAGGGGCTGATCGGGGAAGCCCCGGCGGGGATCCTGGAGGAAGACGTGGAGGTCGCGGCCGTTCTGGACGACGAGGTCGTCGCGGCCGTCGCCGTCGAGGTCGCGGGCGACGATGCGGTCGGCGCGGCCTCCGGTCTCGAGGGTCCGCGTCTCGAACGCGGGATCCTGGAGGAGGGCGAGGAGAGCGGCGAGCGCCCGCATGAAGGGAGTCTACGGGATCTCCCCGAAGGCGGTCAACGGCGGGAAGTGGGATCGCGGGGGCGAACCTGATATAGTAGGCCCGCCCATGAAGATCGCGATCGATCCTTCCGGCCCGGTGCGGCTGGACGTCGAGGTGCCCGGTTCGAAGAGCCTCACGAACCGGGCGCTGGTGGCGGCCGCGCTGGCCGAGGGCCGCACGCGCCTGACGAACGCGTCGCTCTCGGACGATTCGCGGTTCCTGGTCGGGGCGCTGCGGCGCGCGGGCATTCCGGTGGAGGCGCGCGAGGCGGAGCGGATCCTCGTCGTGGATGGCCGCGGCGGGGCGGCGCCCGCCTCCGAGGGGGAGTTCTTCCTCGGCAACGCGGGCACGGCGCTGCGGTTTCTGACGTCCTTTCTCTGCCTGGGGCGCGGCGCGTTCCGCGTGGACGGCGACGCCCGCATGCGGGAGCGCCCGATCGGCGGGCTCGTGGAGGCGCTTCGGGGGCTGGGAGCCTCGATCGCCTACGCCGGCTCGGAAGGGTTCCCGCCCCTCGACATCCGCGCCCGCGGGCTGGCGGGCGGGCGGACGGCGGTGCGCGGGGACACTTCGAGCCAGTTCGTCTCCTCGCTTCTGCTTTCGGCGCCGGGGGCGGCCGGCGCGGTCGAGATCGACGTGGCCGGCGAGCCCACGTCGAAGCCGTACGTGGAGATCACGCTCGACGTGATGCGGGATCTCGGCGTGGAGGTGGAGCGGGAGGACTACCGGCGCTTCCGGGTGCCGGCGGGCCGGCGCTACCGGGCGCGCGACTATGCCATCGCCGGCGACGGGGCGAGCGCGAACTACTTCCTGGCGCTGGCGGCGGCGACGGGGGGCTTCGCGCGCGTGCGGGGCGTGGGCTCCCGCTCGCGGCAGGGGGAGCTGCGCTTCGCCGGGGTGCTGCGCGAGATGGGCTGCGAGGTCGCCGTCCACGAGGACGCCATCGAGGTGCGGGGAGGCCCGCTCCGGGGCGTGGACGTGGACATGAACGACATGCCCGACTCCGTGCAGACGCTGGCGTGCGTGGCGCTGTTCGCCCGCGGTCCCACGCGCGTGCGCCGCGTGGCCAACCTGCGGGTCAAGGAGACCGACCGGATCGCCGCCGTCGCCCGCGAGGCCGGCAAGCTGGGCGCCCGCGTCGAAGAGGGCCCGGACGGATTCACGCTCCATCCGCCGGCCCGCCTGCGGGCCGCGGAGATCGACACCTACAAGGACCACCGGATGGCCATGAGCTTCGCGGTGGCGGCGGCCGCGGCGCCGGGGATCGTCATCCGCGACCCGGAGTGCGTCTCGAAAAGCTTCCCGGGATTCTTCGAGACCCTGGAGGCTCAGGGACTGCGGGTGCGGCGGCTGCCCTGACGTCCGGGCGCCTCACTCCTCCTCGGGGTGGCGGCGCCGGGCGGGCTCGCCGTAGCGTTCGAGGAGGTCGTTCTCCACGCCCAGGTGATCCAGGACGCGCGAGACCACGAAATCGACGAGGCGCTCGACCGAGTCCGCGCCGCTGTAGAAGCCCGGGCAGGCCGGAAGCACGATCGCCCCCGCGCGCGTGACGCGGAGCATGTTCTCGAGGTGGATCTCCGAAAGGGGCGTCTCGCGCGGCACGAGGATCAGGCGCCGCCGTTCCTTGAGGCAGACGTCCGCCGCCCGCTCGATCAGGTTGGAGGACGCCCCGGAGGCGATCCGCGCGAGCGTTCCCCCCGAGCAGGGGCAGACCGCCATGCCGTCGTGGCGGTACGATCCCGAAGCGATCGGCACTTCGAGATCCTTCCAGAAGTGACAGAGGACCCGCGGAGACTCCTCCCCGAGGAGCGCGCGCACGACCGCGGGTCCCTCGGCCGGATCCAGCGGCAGGCCGAGTTCGTGGGCGGCGACCTTGGCGGCGGCGTCGCTTACGACGAGGTGGACCCGGGCGCCGGACCGGACGAGGCACTCGAGGAGCCGGCGTCCGTAGACGATTCCGGAGGCTCCGGTGAGGGCGACGACGTAGCGCCGGTCGGCCATAAGGTCCTCGTCAGGGCGCACCACGCGGTGTGGCGCGTGAATTCCTCCATCCGGGGGAAGACGAGCTCCGTTATATCGGCCCCTCCGAGCAACTTCAAGGCGATTCCCGTCAGCGCCTCCGGGCGGCGCCGCCGGAGGTCTTCGACGAGAAGCTCGAATCCCCACGCCCCGCCCAGGCGGACGCCGCCGGGGCGGGCGGCGTAGGCGATTTCCTCCATCGGGACGCGAAGCCACGTTCCGAGGTCTTCGGTGACGAGATCCGCGTAGACGCGCACGTCGCGGCCGTGGCGCTCGTCGAGGGTTTCGAAGAGCTTCTCGGGAGGGGCGGCCGGCGCCGTCGCGGGGGGGCTGAGTTTGAGGATCAGATTTTCGCGCAGGATTTCGCGCTCGGCGGGGTCGAGCCTGTGGAGGGCGGGGACGCCGGCGAAGGAAGGGTTGCCGGGAAAGGACGCCGCGTCGCGGCGGGCGATCAGGCCGATCGAGGCGACGGCCACGGCTTCCCAGGGGATCGCCTCGGGTCCCTCTCCCGCGGCGGGGGTGAAGGTCAGGACCTCGTCGCCGCGCTCGAGGGCCACGGCCTTTCGGGGCGGGGGCAGGGAGGGGAGGCGCTCCTCCGGCACCGCGCGCGCGCGGATTCCGTCGCGCGCGAGCTCCTCGACGATCCGCCGGGCGTCCGCTTCGGCCAGCCGTTCCAGGAAGATGCCCCGGCCGCGCCGCACGGCCAGCCGCGCCTCCAGCACCGTGAGGCCCAGGGCGGGCGCCACGAGGGGGCCGTATTTGCGGGGATCGACGGCGACGTCTTCCTCGAGCAGGATGGTCCAGGGCACGCGGCGATTATAACCCGAGATCGCGCCACTTCCGGTCCACGAGGGCCCGGATCTCGGGGGTCATGCGGATCTCGTCGGGCCAGGGGCGGGTGAATCCTTCGCCGGGCCACTTCTTCGTGGCGTCGATGCCCATGTGGGAGCCGTAGCCGGGCAGGCGCGAGGCGTGGTCGAGGATGTCGATCGGGCCCAGGACGAATTCGATGTCGCGTTCGGGGTCGATGTGGTTGAGGGCTTTCCAGCACACTTCGCGGTAATCGTGGACGTTGACGTCCTCGTCCACGACGACGATGCACTTGGTGAACATGGCCTGGGGGAGACCCCAGATCGTGTGCATGACCTTGCGGGCATGGCCGGGGTACTGCTTGCGGATGGAGACGAGCATGAGATTGTGGAAGACGCCTTCGAACGGCATGTGGTAGTCCACGAGCTCGGGGAGCTGCATTTTCATGAGCGGGAGCATAAGGCGCTCGATGGCGTAGCCCATGAAGTCGTCCTCCTGGACGGGAGGGCCGACGAGGATCGTGTGGTAGACGGGGCGGGCGGTATGGGTGATCGCCTGGACGCGGAAGACGGGGAAGTCGTCCTCGAGCGAGTAGTAGCCCGTGTGGTCGCCGAAGGGGCCCTCGCGGCGGCGTTCGGCGGGGTCGATCGTGCCTTCGAGGACGATTTCCGCGTTGGCGGGGACTTCGAGGTCGACCGTTTCGCAGCGGGTGAGGCGGACGCCCTCCTGGCGGATGAGGCCGGCGAAGAGGACTTCGTCCACGTCGGGGGGAAGGGGCAGGGTGGCGGCGAAGCACATGGCGGGATCGGAGCCGATGACGGCGGCGGCCTGGAGGGGTTCGCGCGATTTCCGCAGGTGCCGGGCGCCGTCCTTGTGCCAGTGGAAGTGCATGCCGGTGGTGCGTTTGTCGTACACCTGCATGCGGTAGGTGCCGACGTTGCGGCGGCCGGTTTCGGGGTCGTAGGTGAAAACGAGCGGGAAGGTGATGAAGCGTCCGCCGTCGCGCGGCCAGCAGGTGAGGATGGGGAAGCGCTCGAGGTCCACCTGGTCGCCGCGGAGGACGACGTCCTTGCAGCGGCCGCCTCCTACCGACTTGGGAAGAAAGCTGGCGGCTTCGAGGAGCTTGGGAAGGGTCTTGAGTTTCTCGAGGAAGCCCCCGGTCGGCGGGTTCATGGCCAGGGCGAGGATGGCGCCGAGGCGGTCGGGGAGTTTTTCGAGGGTATCGACGTCGAGCGCCAGCGCCATGCGCTCGCGGGTGCCGAAGAGGTTGATCGCCACGGGGACGGAATGGCCGCGCACGTTTTCGAACAGGAGCGCCGGTCCCCCGCGCTTCACGGTGCGGTCGGTGATCTCGGAGATCTCGAGGTCCTGGGAAACCTCGGCGCGGATGCGGCGCAGGAGTCCGCGGGCCTCGAGGGCCTCGAGGAAGTGGGGCAGGTCTCGGTAGGGCATGGCGGGGAGTCTAACCGGCGCGGGGCGCGTTGGCCAGAAGAAGGCGTCCTACGAGAAGAACCCGGCGAAGGCGCGGAAGAGGGCGCAGGCGACGGCCAGGAGGGAGACGATCGCCAGAGGCCAGAGGACCCAGGCGTACCAGGGGACGTCGACGTCCGTGGGGGGCTCGAATCCGGGCGGGTGGGCGGGGGGCTCCTCGTAGGAGGGGACGCTCATGAGGCGATGATAACGCCGCGGGGGCGGGGGATCAAGGGCGGCGGCCGACGTGGAGGGCGGCGACGCCTCCGAAGAGGAGTTCGCAGGAGACGTCGCGGAGTCCCGCGCGTTCCAGGGCGGCCGTCAGCGCCTCGGGATCGGGCCAGCGGGCCACCGAATCGGGGAGGTAGCGGTAGGCGTCGATTTCG
This genomic window from Planctomycetota bacterium contains:
- a CDS encoding PVC-type heme-binding CxxCH protein, encoding MDRLGWTFGVLLAALGQGQEAPVRRFGDPAPPRPELQVPFPDARFAPALPDEVIVFAGSTHLVLEAQRGDLEARLTMAFRDRAPRFRSMAWEGDTVYEQWRDLNFGDWPAQLAAAEASIVICGFGAMEALDGTARLEEFAAAYRKLLDRFGEVTRRIVILTPPPFEAPASPHVPDLRDRNADVRAYAEAVKRIARERGAVLVDLFGALADRPVGSPRLTENGIHFTSQGWRSVAALIARALGAEGSVPPEALRREVVEKNRLWSECWRAMNWAFAYGDRTTQLFGQGVEGRPSLVQELQRYKPLLREADARIRALARGEAPPPASPPPRFDEGPPALSPEEELASFQVMEGFEVRLFASEADGVVKPVQIRWDERGRLWAVCMPTYPHLEPGRKPADFLLVCEDSHGDGRADTFTRFAEGLLMPGGIEFGDGGVYVCDATQLVHLKDTDGDGRADVRRVVLSGFGTGDTHQLINSPVWSPEGDLWFGQGLHIISRVETPWGLARLDQAGVWRFNPRRLQLHGFFGRATAGANTWGVGFDDWGQVFHNAGDTSYGFHTVPGMVSRYHPIPHPVRLFISAAKNMGLEVVDSTHLPESVRGLWAVNVYYSNEVELHRLTDDGAGFRSQKAGTLLKSSRSEFRPVDTRVGPDGALYVCDWYNPIIGHYQASYRHPQRDRAHGRIWRIAAKGRPPVRPPDLAAMKTAELVEQLRSPERWVRYQARRLLLDRPSADVVATLDALDPKDERWACEILGVYQGHEAVRPAFLEKLLRARDPRARARAVRAVGRWADRLADPLALLRERAVDEHPRVRLEAIVAATYVNSPRAVEVAMLALDRPRDATIEYALRQAAHALRPQWGPALAAGELDFGGRADVLAFVLQAVGSRDVAGTLRRTAAAPGLSAPLRENLLALLAEVGEPDDLRFALEAGASSPRVLEALAASARLRNKRPAGDGAGILERLCTSTSPAIRAAAFRLVGAWKATALAARAREAAFDRSAPPEVRRAAIEALPQAAGPAALGGLEELLEEPALRGAILAAWLEVDPAEAARRAAGLARSARTREEMAEVVTPFLQRQGGPEALAAAMGEAGLPADAAKLALRVLSGAGRDDAPLRQALQKAAGIRGAAPEYAAELVARLAEETRTQGDARRGREVYGSELANCAACHRIDGQGGTIGPDLSSVGRALPLDLIIESVLWPRRQVKEGYLTVLVLTQDGGLFQGQKVRESAEELVLRDLAADREVRIPRARIRQMKDAGTAMPEGLTDGMTRQELLDLFRYLSELGR
- a CDS encoding PQQ-binding-like beta-propeller repeat protein, translating into MRALAVLALLPLPAPLQEEDRVAFDQVTDDFERRWAAAWEARDWKALFDLHAYAAEHAAGRLARPDPEDPRWLPLPRVLAARLADMPDAAREPYELVTRQLLETALRPEDRKRLLEKYGFTRAAFEERAASGARNYDAGRVAEALAEWIRALETRFSPEIAARLARAHAAAGDRLGLDVLRARAAREDWKGALRVAGLPRDLREYLESLRVPDPAPADEGPPPTSEIALSRYALPESVPSLGRRRAFAAPAHALRAGAEYVLAGDGLTVAALDPEGPLRWRYPREGARRAYRPLVYGDPAPLPGLTADGDRVYATMYSIHSRQGQIGRRVDRFEGPAALRALALETGELLWDTDAPDSSLEELLPDARLNFWFAGAPVVRGRRLYAALATHAPQRQCMMLCLEAPTGRPLWCTRVASAPPGRGPLAVPAFDEREGMLVVSTGFGAVAALDAATGRIEWLVKYARQPDARTAVNAPLLTPSAALVLAQDAEELMAFDRWTGRRLDLPRQASMDWPRVQYLLGRTGDWIVLGGWKNYAWRLADGRVVELEEAGESPRPARGAIAAGVAYIPGASAIQLYEAGSWRSRGTLPWADADDAAHLRVVGGLFLLMTDRLLVATSPEGLRARFAARTDADPPRPEACRRIAEILEAAGRAGEACYYYRRALTFAAGDDEAAALRAKLEEMASRGIEPVPPPYRPSSER
- a CDS encoding serine hydrolase codes for the protein MRAAALAVLAVAGCAAEAAPAATRLELRVRRAIAAHAPEARPSVWLGGMNGREILALDADRPVPGASTLKVLILVEAHAQALEGTFRFSDSVTLLEEDQVGGTGSLRRERPGTAWTYAQLARKMIAESDNTASNLLLRRLGPERVNARARSLGLSVTRLERLFMDFEARREGRENWTTAREMGRLLGAILRREILTPEACGAMIRTLEATSRGRIAAGVPRGVPVGHKSGSLPGGRHDVGWVRLPGRPYILCIFLENVLERPGGERDGGVEAIEAAAQAVYEELGPSDE
- a CDS encoding PilZ domain-containing protein is translated as MSAERRRDLRLRPDADVTVTCVADESAWRGAPYNLARGLVDLGPRGARLVTAGRLREHLAVVVDVAALDGTARLRARGRVRWSRTLGRDGPSLAGICFERIVSCWGDRFRFLAPPSRSDARPSGARDPQRRFARFSPSTGPVTCRARGLWRLLGLSANAARRLQDLSLGGTHLVCGRPLDPGRRVDLVVDLRRPAARLEAEGEVRWCRRDTLSLEPRWHVGVAFRHLPPLSRAHLVTAEKLYLGF
- a CDS encoding VCBS repeat-containing protein, translating into MRALAALLALLQDPAFETRTLETGGRADRIVARDLDGDGRDDLVVQNGRDLHVFLQDPRRGFPDQPLQVLRLEPTAFLWTLAALDGRPALLTAGSRAVQGRPFGPGGFRAEPADLAVHPSLFEGTLAEGRAPLFLDFAPDLDRDGRPDLVLFLKDALLLLKQHPGGEFRALQKVPFPVETAIAVPWAPHQKLTEITTVPVLALGDLDGDGRPDLVTSRDEALIACLQGPDGRYLPPRSFDLAAERRRRRVRLLQFEVPPRLGDFNGDGLLDVVLVYPSKGRVHAYYGRAGRTDFTQPDDVFHVGDGWSTGVYLEDLDRDGRPDLVMGVIRKFGVTEGVQVFLSGRVDLELHVFPMTPAGRFSKDPVQELRFSIPFSFQLTRESIELDLVFRPNFQGDFNRDGRRDLLVAEDARTLRLYPGVPERFLADAPAGAVTLNPPPETSLTEPFVADLNGDGVSDLILRHTLSVRPPRHALELKLSR